CAACTCAGCCATCTGCTCCTCCTAGGCGAGGACCCCTTCTCCCGACCGGAGATGGAGGGCAGCTTCCGCCACAACTCCCTCTTCGTCGGACCGGCGGACCGGCGAGCGGTCAACGAGGGCCGCGGCGACTACATGCCGATCTTCCTCTATCAGATCCCGCGCATCTTCGAGGAGAGGATCGTGCCGCTCGACGCGGCGATGGTCCAGGTTTCGCCGCCGGACCGCCACGGGTTCATGAGCCTCGGAGTGGAGGTGCTGACCAACAAGGCCGCATGTATGGCGGCACGGACGGTGATCGTCGAGGTGAACCGGAACACGCCGCGCGTGCTCGGCGATTCCTTCCTTCACGTCGACCAGGTGGACGCCATCGTCGAAACCGACTGCCCGCTCCCCACGCTCTCCGGCCGCCCGGCGACGGAGGTCGAGCTATTGATCGGCAGGCACATCGCCGGGCTGATCGAGGACGGCGCCACGATCCAGATGGGGATCGGCGGGATCCCCGACGCGGTTTACGCCTCGCTCGACGGCGTCTCCGACCTGGGCATCCACTCGGAGATGTTCTCCGACGGGGCGATGCGGGCGGTGGAGCGGGGGCTCGTCACCGGCAGGCGGAAGACGTTGCACCGGCACAAGGTGGTGTTCACATTCGCCCTCGGCAGCCGGGAACTGTACGATTTCCTGAACGACAATCCGATGGTGGAGGCGAGGCCCGTCGATTATGTGAACGATCCCTACGTCATCTCCCGGAACGACAAGATGACGGCGGTCAATTCGGCGCTGGAGGTGGATATCACCGGCCAGGTCTGCTCCGACTCGATCGGCACGCGGATCTACTCCGGTTTCGGCGGGCAGGTGGACTTCATCCGCGGCGCCGCGCGCGCGCCGGGCGGGAAGCCGATCATCGCCCTCCCTTCGACGGCGAAAGACGGCGCCCTCTCCCGGATCGTACCCGCGCTGAAGCCGGGCGCCGGGGTCGTGACCAGCCGCGCCGACGTCCACTACGTGGTGACCGAGCACGGAACGGCGAATCTCTTCGGCCGCAACCTGCGGGAACGGGCGGAGGCGCTCATCCGGATCGCCCATCCCGATTTCCGCGACGAGCTGGAGAGGGAGGCGAAAGCGCGCAAGATACTCTGAGCGGGCGGGCCGCCGCGCCGTCGAACGAAACCGAACCGTTTCCGGCCGTAACGTTTCCATGGCGAGGAGCGAAATGGACGAAAAACGCATCGAACAGATCTACCGGCTGATCCGGAGCGCCTCCACCGACCTCCCGGAGGACGTGGAGAACGCGCTTCGGTCGGCGAAGGAGAAGGAGCCGCCCGGCGGCACGAGCGCGAACACCTTCGAGGCGATCCTGGAGAACGTGCGGATGGCCCGCGAAAAGGGGACGCCGATCTGCCAGGACACGGGATCGCTCATCTTCTACGTC
The genomic region above belongs to Candidatus Eisenbacteria bacterium and contains:
- a CDS encoding acetyl-CoA hydrolase/transferase family protein gives rise to the protein MGWKNDYRAKLTTPEEAVRRIRSGDRVFYSGNAAIPTRLVWALAERHGELENVQLSHLLLLGEDPFSRPEMEGSFRHNSLFVGPADRRAVNEGRGDYMPIFLYQIPRIFEERIVPLDAAMVQVSPPDRHGFMSLGVEVLTNKAACMAARTVIVEVNRNTPRVLGDSFLHVDQVDAIVETDCPLPTLSGRPATEVELLIGRHIAGLIEDGATIQMGIGGIPDAVYASLDGVSDLGIHSEMFSDGAMRAVERGLVTGRRKTLHRHKVVFTFALGSRELYDFLNDNPMVEARPVDYVNDPYVISRNDKMTAVNSALEVDITGQVCSDSIGTRIYSGFGGQVDFIRGAARAPGGKPIIALPSTAKDGALSRIVPALKPGAGVVTSRADVHYVVTEHGTANLFGRNLRERAEALIRIAHPDFRDELEREAKARKIL